The genomic region TTTTCCCGGTTAACTGCCGGGTCAGAAAAATCAGAGGCGAACCTTTAATATCCCAGATTTTGCGGTAAGCCAGGGCCGACCGGCGCGGCCGAAACGGCAGCACGAAAAAATGAAGAACGACCCACCACACAGGCCTGGGCAGATTGACGACGCGTCGGTCCCAGAGAAAATCCCTGAGAAAACGCCGCACAGACTTGGCCGTCGGCGCCTCCGGAGAACCGAGATTGACCAGCAGAACGCCGGTTTTTTTAGCGGACATGGCCTAGCGGCGTCGGATCAGATTCAGAAATTCCGAACGCGTGCTGAGCTCTTTACGGAAAATGCCGGTCATCACCGACGTGGTCATGACCGAATTCTGTTTTTCGATGCCCCGCATCATCATGCACAAATGCTGGGCCTCGATAACGACCGCAACTCCCTTGGCGTCTACCGCATGCTCGATGGCGTCGGCGATCTGTTTGGTCAGCTTTTCCTGAATCTGCAGGCGCCGTGCATACATATCGACCACGCGCGCCACTTTGGACAAGCCCAGCACTTTGCCGCGGGGCAGATAGCCGACGTGGCATTTTCCGATAAACGGCAACAAATGGTGCTCGCACAAAGAATACAGTTCGATGTCTTTAATGATGACCATGTCTTCGGTGTCGGCGGTAAAAATGGCGTTGTTCAGCACCTCATCAAGCGTTTTTGCATAACCGTTATTGAGAAACTTGAATGCCTTGGCCGCACGCGCGGGAGTATCCTTCAAACCTTCACGGTTCAAATCCTCGCCGATGGCTTCGATAATTTTGGCAAAATGTTCTTCCACGAGCTGATCCTAAATTGAGAAAAATACAAGGCAGTATACCTCATTGCCAAGTGAATTTTAATGCTTCCAGCAATACCGACTCATCCGCGCCCCGTTTGCCCGCCTGTTCACTGATGTGCCGGCGCCAGGCCCGGGCGCCGGCGGCGCCGTGAAATAGGCCCAGAATATGCCGCGACACACTGTGCAGGCGGGTATCGGTCTTCAGTTGCCGGCGGACATAGGGAATCAACCGCTCCAGGATCTCCTCGCGGCTAACGATGGGAGCGTCGGTTTCGCCGAAAATACGCCGGTCGACTTCCGCCAGGAGATAAGGATTATGATAGGCTTCCCGGCCTATCATGACGCCGTCCACGCGGGTCAGCGCCTCTTCCGCCTGGCTTAACGACGTAA from Methylosarcina fibrata AML-C10 harbors:
- the folE gene encoding GTP cyclohydrolase I FolE; translation: MEEHFAKIIEAIGEDLNREGLKDTPARAAKAFKFLNNGYAKTLDEVLNNAIFTADTEDMVIIKDIELYSLCEHHLLPFIGKCHVGYLPRGKVLGLSKVARVVDMYARRLQIQEKLTKQIADAIEHAVDAKGVAVVIEAQHLCMMMRGIEKQNSVMTTSVMTGIFRKELSTRSEFLNLIRRR